TGTTTGGATTCATGGCATGGTTGCTGTTCCAAACAAGATTGGTGCGGTCCAGCAGCGCCGCCATCACCTCGACGTTGCAATTCTCGTACGGATAACCGTTGACGATTTTTCGAACGGGTATCCTCGGCGGCTTCGCCGCGTCGTAGGCAACCTTGTTTTTATCGTCAAAAAGCGATGTGCTCGACCCGGCAGGATTGCCGTATTGCGTGCCAAAGGTAAAATCACCGTCGGGAATTCTCGAGCGGAGCTGCTGAGAGGCAGGATACCGGCTGTAATCCGCCTCGTACTTGCTGATCGCGCCCTCAATATTCTTGATCTCGACTTTCGCCTGGGTGACGCGCGCCTGGTTTTTCGCCTTTCCCAGGGCGGGCAAAAGCAAACCGGCCAGAATTCCGATGATGGCGATGACCACCAGCAGTTCAATCAGGGTAAAACCGTGAGCGGCGCGCCGAGGTTGGGGGATCGGAGTTTTCATGATTAGATCGTTGA
This is a stretch of genomic DNA from Candidatus Angelobacter sp.. It encodes these proteins:
- a CDS encoding prepilin-type N-terminal cleavage/methylation domain-containing protein, producing MKTPIPQPRRAAHGFTLIELLVVIAIIGILAGLLLPALGKAKNQARVTQAKVEIKNIEGAISKYEADYSRYPASQQLRSRIPDGDFTFGTQYGNPAGSSTSLFDDKNKVAYDAAKPPRIPVRKIVNGYPYENCNVEVMAALLDRTNLVWNSNHAMNPNKTGYLNAREVSDSKTAGVGLDGVYRDPWGNPYIITVDLNGDDKCRDAFYKLDSVSAIPNGGDKGYNGLFRPAGPNTFEANKPVMVWSFGPDGLISDQQKANTGMNKDNILSWQ